A stretch of the Arthrobacter stackebrandtii genome encodes the following:
- a CDS encoding LLM class flavin-dependent oxidoreductase has translation MPGAPARQLHLNAFVHGCGHHNAAWRSPRARPADLVDHAYWTSLAQTAERGCFDAVFLADGQSQGDITHGPLWNLEPLTLLSAMAAGTERIGLVCTIPASFYEPFPAARMLASLDHISGGRAGWNVVTSMFDAEAQNYGMDTLPVHAERYGRAAEFVQAALALWDSWDADAIRADPAGAYADMSKIRPVHHEGRHFRMAGPLNVPRSPQGRPVLFQAGASEDGRNLAARHAEGVYSVAADLSSAQQYYRDVKARAARAGRDPGQVVVMPGLVSYIGSTAKEAAAARAELDGLVPVAQSLAQLGKFIQQDCISWELDAPVPRLAPASEFSGPAGRYATILRLVETERPTVRQLLDRLAAGGGHCTMAGTPEQVADGIQHWFENGGADGFNLMPPVLPGSLEEFVDRVVPLLQRRGLFRNRYTTRTLRGHLLGVDA, from the coding sequence ATGCCCGGGGCACCCGCCAGACAGCTCCACCTGAACGCCTTTGTCCACGGCTGCGGGCACCACAATGCCGCGTGGCGCAGCCCAAGGGCAAGGCCCGCGGATCTGGTGGACCACGCTTATTGGACCAGCCTTGCACAGACGGCGGAACGCGGATGCTTCGACGCCGTGTTCCTGGCGGACGGCCAGTCCCAGGGCGACATCACCCACGGCCCGCTGTGGAACCTCGAACCCCTGACCCTGTTGTCGGCCATGGCGGCCGGCACGGAGCGGATCGGCCTGGTGTGCACCATCCCGGCGTCGTTCTACGAGCCGTTTCCCGCGGCCCGGATGTTGGCCTCGCTTGACCACATCAGCGGCGGACGGGCGGGCTGGAATGTGGTGACCTCCATGTTCGACGCGGAAGCACAGAATTATGGCATGGACACACTGCCCGTGCATGCCGAACGGTACGGGCGGGCGGCCGAGTTCGTCCAGGCCGCCCTGGCCCTGTGGGACTCCTGGGACGCCGACGCCATCCGTGCAGATCCCGCGGGAGCCTACGCCGACATGTCCAAAATTCGGCCCGTGCACCACGAGGGCCGGCACTTCCGGATGGCCGGGCCGCTCAACGTGCCTCGTTCCCCGCAGGGCCGCCCCGTCCTGTTCCAGGCAGGCGCTTCCGAGGACGGTCGCAATCTGGCGGCACGCCATGCCGAAGGTGTGTATTCCGTTGCAGCGGACCTGTCGAGCGCACAGCAGTACTACCGGGACGTCAAGGCCCGCGCCGCCCGTGCGGGCCGAGATCCGGGCCAAGTGGTGGTGATGCCGGGTCTAGTCAGCTACATCGGCAGCACAGCCAAGGAGGCCGCTGCTGCACGGGCGGAATTGGACGGGCTGGTGCCGGTGGCCCAGTCGCTGGCCCAGCTGGGTAAGTTCATCCAGCAGGACTGCATCAGCTGGGAGCTGGACGCCCCCGTCCCGCGGCTGGCACCGGCGTCGGAATTTTCCGGTCCGGCGGGCAGGTATGCCACCATCCTGCGGCTGGTTGAGACGGAACGACCCACGGTGCGCCAGCTGTTGGATCGGCTGGCGGCCGGAGGCGGCCACTGCACCATGGCCGGCACCCCCGAACAGGTTGCAGACGGGATCCAGCACTGGTTTGAGAATGGGGGCGCGGACGGCTTCAACCTGATGCCGCCCGTCCTTCCCGGGTCCCTGGAAGAATTTGTGGACCGCGTGGTCCCGCTGCTGCAGCGTCGCGGGCTGTTCCGGAACCGGTACACAACCCGCACACTGAGGGGGCACCTGCTCGGTGTGGACGCCTGA
- a CDS encoding 3-oxoacyl-ACP reductase, protein MHISEQIVLVTGASRGLGAAIARAFLDSGARVVVNYLNSAGPAHDLAATAGAGRAVALQADVTDPGQVAAMLATAQDHFGAPVTTVVNNALAGFSFNGDARSKAGELSWEELHAQFSGTVRGALNTVQQALPGMRRAGFGRVVNIGTNLFQNPVVPYHDYTAAKAALLSLTRTLAVDLGPENITVNMVSGGLLRTTDASSATPEEVFDLIASSTPLRRITTPAEMADAALFFASPWGRCVTGQNLVVDGGLVMN, encoded by the coding sequence ATGCACATTTCCGAACAAATCGTCCTCGTCACCGGCGCATCGCGCGGACTCGGCGCAGCCATTGCCAGGGCATTCCTGGATTCCGGTGCCCGGGTGGTGGTGAATTACCTCAACAGCGCCGGACCGGCGCACGACCTGGCTGCGACGGCAGGGGCCGGCCGGGCCGTGGCCCTGCAGGCCGACGTCACCGATCCCGGCCAGGTGGCCGCCATGCTTGCCACGGCGCAGGACCACTTCGGTGCCCCGGTGACCACGGTCGTCAACAACGCACTGGCGGGTTTCTCCTTCAACGGGGACGCGCGCAGCAAGGCGGGGGAGCTGTCATGGGAGGAACTGCATGCCCAGTTCTCCGGCACGGTCCGCGGCGCGCTCAACACGGTCCAGCAGGCGCTGCCGGGCATGCGCCGTGCAGGGTTTGGCCGGGTGGTGAACATTGGCACCAACTTGTTCCAGAATCCCGTGGTGCCGTACCACGACTACACGGCGGCAAAAGCCGCCCTGCTGTCGCTGACCCGCACGCTTGCGGTGGACCTCGGCCCGGAGAACATCACTGTCAACATGGTTTCCGGCGGGCTGCTGCGCACCACCGATGCCAGCTCGGCCACGCCGGAGGAGGTTTTTGACCTCATTGCTTCAAGCACCCCGTTGCGGCGCATCACCACGCCCGCCGAAATGGCCGATGCCGCGCTCTTCTTTGCCTCGCCCTGGGGGCGCTGTGTCACCGGCCAGAATCTGGTGGTCGACGGCGGCCTGGTGATGAACTGA
- a CDS encoding GatB/YqeY domain-containing protein, translated as MSTLKQKLKTDVVAHMKAGDKVALTTVRNVLGEIETKEKGGKTPVEFDDAQVTALLQKEAAKRRETAAIYTEAGEADRAAAEVAEAEVIEAYLPKPLTAEEAAAIVDRIITGLEEKQGALSMKQMGLAMKPITAEIAGRFDGKAVSDMVRKRLA; from the coding sequence ATGTCTACGCTGAAGCAAAAACTCAAGACCGACGTCGTTGCACACATGAAGGCCGGCGACAAGGTTGCCCTGACCACCGTCCGCAACGTCCTCGGTGAAATTGAGACCAAGGAAAAGGGCGGCAAGACGCCTGTGGAGTTCGACGACGCCCAGGTCACCGCGCTGTTGCAGAAGGAGGCTGCCAAGCGTCGCGAGACGGCCGCGATCTACACGGAGGCCGGCGAGGCCGACCGCGCGGCGGCAGAAGTCGCCGAGGCAGAGGTCATCGAGGCATACCTGCCCAAGCCGCTCACGGCCGAGGAGGCAGCCGCCATTGTTGACCGGATCATCACCGGCCTGGAAGAGAAGCAGGGCGCACTGTCCATGAAGCAGATGGGCTTGGCCATGAAGCCGATCACCGCCGAAATCGCCGGCCGTTTTGACGGCAAGGCCGTTTCCGACATGGTCCGCAAGCGCCTGGCGTAA
- a CDS encoding response regulator transcription factor, giving the protein MTAGPAAPDIRVVIADDQPLLRHSLALLIGGAPGIAVVGEAASGTEAVSVARQLAPDVVVMDIRMPGGDGIQATREITSDPALSGCRVLVLSMFELDEYVYGALRAGASGFLLKDAHPDQLRDAIRRTHAGESLFAPAILTRLVENFVSRPAAPATGPGRLTAREVEVLTLVARGRSNDELAAELYISIKTVKTHIGKLLAKLHARDRAGLVIAAYEHGLVTAGRTSP; this is encoded by the coding sequence ATGACCGCCGGGCCTGCCGCACCCGACATCCGGGTGGTGATTGCCGACGACCAGCCTTTGTTGAGGCACAGCCTGGCGCTGCTGATCGGCGGGGCGCCGGGTATCGCCGTTGTCGGGGAGGCCGCCTCCGGAACGGAAGCTGTCAGCGTGGCAAGGCAGCTGGCCCCCGATGTTGTCGTGATGGACATCCGCATGCCCGGCGGCGACGGCATCCAGGCCACGCGGGAGATCACCTCCGACCCTGCACTGTCAGGCTGCCGGGTGCTGGTGCTGTCCATGTTTGAGCTGGATGAATACGTCTACGGTGCGCTGCGGGCCGGCGCCAGCGGTTTCCTGCTCAAGGATGCCCACCCGGACCAGCTCCGCGACGCGATCCGGCGCACGCATGCGGGGGAGTCCCTGTTTGCCCCGGCCATTCTCACGCGGCTCGTGGAAAATTTCGTGAGCAGGCCCGCCGCCCCCGCGACAGGGCCGGGACGGCTCACGGCCCGTGAAGTCGAGGTGCTCACGCTGGTGGCGCGGGGCCGCTCAAATGACGAGCTCGCCGCGGAACTGTACATCTCGATCAAGACGGTCAAGACCCATATCGGAAAGCTGCTGGCAAAGTTGCATGCCCGCGACCGCGCCGGCTTGGTCATCGCCGCCTACGAACACGGGCTGGTCACCGCCGGCCGTACTTCCCCCTGA
- a CDS encoding sensor histidine kinase: protein MENDRPLWRSRTGLVAAEILLALAIFILTVGIDSPAAAAAVLGIAAAAALVVVIGTQLRIRTERTVHEDAVAAWAGERATQAERLRIAAELHDLVSHGLGLITVRAAAARSVQGPAGETERGQALADIEEAGRETTTELRRMLQLLREPGAAPLRPAESLADLPSIIRSAEDGGLRATLAVGDLGHTAPGVQLTVCAVVREALNNSLRHAGPARAEVELRREGGMVVVVVQDGGPQDGWQPQPGAGHGLDNLRERLALLGGTLHTSSTGQGFTLTARIPDQGRP, encoded by the coding sequence ATGGAAAATGACCGGCCCCTGTGGCGTTCACGCACAGGGCTGGTGGCAGCGGAAATCCTGCTGGCGCTGGCGATATTCATCCTGACAGTCGGCATTGACAGCCCCGCCGCTGCGGCCGCGGTCTTGGGCATCGCCGCAGCGGCCGCGCTTGTCGTCGTCATTGGGACCCAACTGCGGATCCGAACTGAACGCACGGTGCACGAGGATGCGGTCGCCGCGTGGGCGGGCGAGCGCGCAACCCAGGCCGAGCGCCTGCGGATTGCGGCGGAGCTCCACGACCTTGTCTCCCACGGGCTGGGACTGATCACAGTCCGTGCCGCCGCCGCGCGCAGCGTTCAGGGGCCCGCAGGCGAGACGGAACGGGGCCAAGCCCTGGCGGACATCGAAGAGGCCGGGCGTGAAACGACCACCGAGCTGCGCCGCATGCTCCAGCTGCTCCGCGAACCGGGCGCGGCACCGCTGCGCCCGGCCGAATCACTGGCAGACCTGCCCTCGATCATCCGGTCGGCGGAAGACGGCGGGCTCAGGGCCACCCTGGCCGTCGGGGACCTCGGCCACACGGCCCCGGGAGTGCAGCTCACCGTTTGCGCCGTGGTGCGAGAGGCACTCAACAACTCATTGCGGCATGCCGGCCCGGCCCGCGCGGAGGTGGAGCTGCGGCGCGAAGGTGGGATGGTCGTCGTCGTGGTTCAGGATGGAGGCCCGCAGGATGGCTGGCAGCCGCAACCCGGCGCCGGACACGGCCTCGACAACCTGCGTGAACGGCTCGCACTCTTGGGCGGCACGCTCCACACGTCCTCCACCGGGCAGGGATTTACGCTGACCGCCCGCATTCCCGACCAGGGGCGCCCATGA
- a CDS encoding ABC transporter ATP-binding protein, with the protein MLQFNSLSKRHGSHAALSDVSFQALPGRVTAFLGPNGAGKSSTLRILLGLDRPTTGTALVNGQAYSKLPDPLRTVGSMLDGSGAHRSRTARNHLAWVARAGGIPQRRVGEVLEQVGLADSGRTRVGQFSLGMGQRLGLAAALLGEPEALVLDEPVNGLDPEGIRWIRRLLRGHADAGGTVLLSSHLMGEVAEIADDLVVITAGRVVADGGVAQVTAGFASLEDAFFALTGGAEARR; encoded by the coding sequence ATGCTTCAATTCAACTCACTCAGCAAACGCCACGGCTCCCATGCCGCGCTCTCCGATGTCTCGTTCCAGGCCCTGCCCGGCCGGGTGACGGCCTTCCTTGGCCCCAACGGGGCCGGCAAGTCTTCAACCCTGCGGATCCTGCTTGGACTGGACCGTCCCACCACGGGAACGGCCCTCGTCAACGGGCAGGCGTACAGCAAGTTGCCAGATCCACTGCGCACGGTCGGTTCCATGCTGGACGGGTCGGGCGCCCACCGCTCCCGCACGGCCCGCAACCACCTGGCATGGGTGGCACGAGCCGGCGGCATCCCCCAGCGCCGTGTTGGCGAGGTGCTCGAACAAGTGGGCCTAGCTGATTCCGGCAGAACCCGTGTTGGCCAGTTCTCCCTGGGCATGGGCCAGCGGCTGGGCCTTGCCGCGGCACTGCTCGGCGAGCCGGAGGCGCTGGTGCTTGATGAGCCCGTCAACGGGCTCGATCCGGAGGGCATCCGCTGGATTCGCAGGCTACTGCGCGGCCACGCTGATGCCGGCGGCACAGTCCTTCTGTCCAGCCACCTCATGGGCGAGGTGGCTGAGATCGCCGACGACCTGGTGGTCATCACGGCCGGCCGCGTCGTCGCTGACGGGGGTGTCGCCCAGGTGACCGCAGGCTTCGCCTCGCTCGAAGACGCCTTTTTCGCCCTCACCGGCGGTGCGGAGGCCCGGCGATGA
- a CDS encoding ABC transporter permease, with product MRTGRFFLAELRKTATLPAAWAGIAVALLGSAAITVLNAFTVRGAVAAGTPGMVADTSAFEAGFAAMPIVGVVGAVVVGVTAIGSEYTADRAESGGARQISTTLAVAPQRLSLFTAKAAVVLTFVALAALLTIPGNIALAQAIIGDAGTETVSAADAVSRSLGTALYWALMGLLAFSITALARSGIIPLIVLIANGSVVSFSLLLSMLTPLAHWLPDLAGRKLFGFPGEFVLEGGLDPVPGAIVMAGWTAVMLVVSGVVFNRRDA from the coding sequence ATGAGAACCGGACGCTTCTTCCTGGCCGAACTCCGCAAGACGGCCACCCTTCCCGCGGCGTGGGCAGGGATCGCCGTGGCGCTGCTGGGTTCAGCGGCAATCACCGTGCTCAACGCGTTTACTGTACGCGGCGCCGTGGCAGCTGGCACGCCGGGGATGGTTGCGGATACGTCCGCCTTTGAGGCGGGATTCGCGGCCATGCCCATTGTCGGCGTCGTGGGTGCCGTGGTGGTCGGTGTGACGGCCATCGGCAGCGAGTACACGGCAGACCGGGCAGAATCCGGCGGAGCACGGCAAATCAGCACCACGCTGGCTGTTGCGCCGCAACGGCTGTCCCTGTTCACGGCGAAGGCCGCGGTGGTCCTCACCTTTGTCGCCTTGGCCGCCCTATTGACGATACCCGGCAACATCGCGCTTGCGCAGGCCATCATCGGGGACGCCGGAACCGAAACGGTCAGTGCAGCCGATGCCGTCAGCCGTTCGCTGGGCACCGCACTGTACTGGGCATTGATGGGGCTGCTCGCCTTCTCCATCACTGCGCTGGCACGCAGCGGCATCATTCCGCTGATCGTGCTCATTGCCAACGGTTCCGTTGTCTCCTTCTCGCTGCTGCTCTCGATGCTCACTCCCCTGGCGCACTGGCTTCCCGACCTGGCAGGGCGAAAGTTGTTCGGCTTCCCCGGTGAGTTTGTTCTCGAGGGCGGCCTGGACCCCGTCCCCGGCGCGATCGTAATGGCCGGCTGGACTGCCGTGATGCTTGTTGTCTCCGGTGTTGTGTTCAATCGGCGGGATGCCTGA
- a CDS encoding heavy metal translocating P-type ATPase codes for MQEHHGDHQHGDAAMKTQPSGVDHSTMNHAGRDHDDHAVHSHGEHAGHSVAMFRDRFWLSLILSIPVLVFSPMVGHLLGYTVPDFPGASWIPPVIGTFIFLYGGMPFLKGGWGEIKSRQPGMMLLISMAIGVAFIASWVTSLGIGGFDLDFWWELALLVVIMLLGHWIEMRALGSASGALDALAALLPDEAERITADGTETVAIGELRHGDLLLVRSGSRLPADGVIAEGTAEIDESMITGESKTVSRTVGDAVTAGTVATDNSLRVQVTAIGEDTALAGIQRLVAEAQASTSRAQALADRAAAFLFYFAAGAGVITFIVWALLGSIPDAVTRTVTVLVIACPHALGLAIPLVIAISTERAARAGVLIKNRMALERMRTVDVVLFDKTGTLTKGEPTVTGIAMDDGVTTVELLALAAAVESDSEHPSARAIVAAAAKHGAAVPPASDFQALAGRGVTATVNGSPAAVGGPALLAEHGITVPENVTAATQAWITRGASVLHVMRDGQVMGAVALEDEVREESRQAIAALKNRGIKVALITGDARQVANAVAAELDIDEVFAEVLPQDKDQKVRELQSRGLKVAMVGDGVNDAPALARAEVGIAIGAGTDVAMESAGVVLAGNDPRSVVSMIDLSHASYRKMWQNLVWAAGYNVISVPLAAGVLAFAGFVLSPAAGAVLMSLSTIVVALNAQLLRRLDLNPENVR; via the coding sequence ATGCAAGAGCACCACGGCGACCACCAGCACGGTGATGCGGCCATGAAAACGCAGCCATCAGGCGTCGACCATTCCACCATGAACCACGCAGGCAGGGACCACGACGACCATGCCGTCCACTCGCACGGCGAGCATGCCGGGCACAGCGTGGCGATGTTCCGCGACCGGTTCTGGCTCTCGCTGATCCTGAGCATCCCCGTACTGGTTTTCAGCCCCATGGTGGGCCACCTGCTCGGCTACACGGTGCCGGATTTCCCGGGCGCCTCGTGGATTCCGCCGGTGATCGGCACATTCATCTTCCTCTACGGCGGCATGCCGTTCCTGAAGGGCGGCTGGGGCGAGATCAAGTCCCGCCAGCCCGGCATGATGCTGCTGATCTCCATGGCGATCGGCGTCGCGTTCATCGCCTCGTGGGTCACCAGCCTGGGCATTGGCGGCTTCGACCTGGACTTCTGGTGGGAGCTGGCCCTGCTGGTGGTCATCATGCTGCTGGGCCACTGGATTGAAATGCGTGCGCTCGGTTCGGCCAGCGGCGCCCTCGATGCACTCGCCGCGCTCCTGCCCGACGAAGCGGAGCGCATCACGGCCGACGGCACCGAAACCGTCGCCATCGGGGAACTAAGACACGGCGACCTGCTGCTGGTCCGCTCCGGCTCGCGCCTGCCCGCCGACGGCGTCATTGCCGAGGGCACGGCCGAGATCGACGAATCCATGATCACCGGCGAATCGAAAACCGTCTCCCGCACCGTGGGCGACGCCGTCACCGCCGGAACCGTCGCCACCGACAACTCGCTGCGCGTGCAGGTCACCGCGATTGGCGAGGACACCGCCCTGGCCGGCATCCAGCGGCTCGTCGCCGAGGCGCAGGCGTCCACCTCCCGCGCCCAGGCCCTCGCCGACCGCGCCGCCGCCTTCCTCTTCTACTTCGCAGCCGGCGCCGGCGTCATCACGTTCATCGTGTGGGCCCTGCTCGGCAGCATCCCCGACGCCGTCACCCGCACCGTCACGGTCCTCGTGATCGCCTGCCCGCACGCCCTGGGCCTGGCCATCCCGCTCGTCATCGCCATCTCCACCGAACGCGCCGCCCGCGCCGGCGTCCTGATCAAAAACCGCATGGCGCTCGAGCGGATGCGCACCGTGGACGTGGTCCTCTTCGACAAGACAGGCACGCTCACCAAGGGCGAGCCCACCGTCACGGGCATTGCCATGGACGACGGCGTCACAACAGTTGAGCTGTTGGCCCTCGCCGCCGCCGTGGAGTCCGACAGCGAACACCCGTCCGCCCGGGCCATTGTGGCCGCTGCCGCAAAGCATGGTGCGGCTGTTCCTCCCGCCTCAGATTTCCAGGCGCTGGCCGGTCGCGGCGTGACCGCCACTGTCAACGGCTCCCCCGCCGCCGTGGGCGGGCCGGCACTGCTGGCCGAGCACGGCATCACCGTGCCGGAGAACGTCACCGCGGCAACGCAAGCCTGGATCACCCGCGGCGCCTCCGTGCTTCACGTCATGCGTGACGGCCAGGTGATGGGCGCCGTCGCCCTTGAGGACGAGGTCCGTGAGGAGTCCCGCCAGGCGATTGCCGCCCTGAAGAACCGCGGCATCAAGGTTGCCCTGATCACCGGCGACGCACGCCAGGTGGCAAACGCCGTGGCCGCAGAGCTGGACATTGACGAGGTTTTCGCCGAGGTGCTGCCGCAGGACAAGGACCAGAAGGTGCGCGAGCTGCAGTCCCGCGGGCTGAAGGTGGCAATGGTGGGCGACGGCGTCAACGACGCGCCCGCCCTGGCCCGGGCCGAGGTGGGCATTGCCATCGGTGCGGGCACCGACGTGGCCATGGAATCGGCCGGCGTGGTGCTGGCCGGAAACGACCCGAGATCCGTGGTGTCCATGATCGACCTCTCCCATGCCAGTTACCGCAAGATGTGGCAGAACCTGGTGTGGGCTGCAGGGTACAACGTCATTTCGGTGCCTTTGGCGGCCGGCGTGCTGGCGTTCGCCGGCTTCGTGCTCTCCCCCGCGGCCGGGGCCGTGCTGATGTCCCTGTCAACCATCGTGGTGGCGTTGAACGCACAACTGCTGCGCCGGCTCGACCTCAACCCGGAGAACGTCCGGTAA
- a CDS encoding DUF6153 family protein, translated as MFTAARCLLAKPCRRHVALLAVLAGLVAALLGMHVMAGGPLPAGTSGAHAASMAAAPASALVHEAGMVSGLPASADGSMDMACPATGHGQELPSHGGCAPLPVASLLGLASPATLGAWSLKVPFPRVPGRAFRHRPSGAPSLEQLQVNRT; from the coding sequence ATGTTCACCGCCGCCCGGTGCCTCTTGGCGAAGCCGTGCCGCCGCCACGTAGCACTCCTTGCCGTGCTCGCCGGGCTGGTGGCCGCACTGCTGGGAATGCACGTCATGGCCGGCGGACCCCTGCCGGCCGGCACATCCGGGGCACACGCGGCATCAATGGCCGCTGCGCCTGCGAGCGCACTGGTGCATGAAGCCGGGATGGTGTCCGGGCTGCCTGCGAGCGCCGATGGCAGCATGGACATGGCATGCCCTGCCACCGGGCATGGCCAGGAGCTGCCGTCGCATGGCGGCTGCGCTCCCCTGCCCGTTGCCTCCCTGCTGGGGCTGGCCAGCCCCGCAACGCTGGGGGCATGGTCCCTGAAAGTTCCCTTTCCCCGTGTTCCGGGTCGTGCGTTCCGGCACAGGCCGTCCGGGGCGCCGTCGTTGGAACAGCTGCAGGTGAACCGCACGTAG
- a CDS encoding multicopper oxidase family protein — protein sequence MSYPKSNIVRPTRRGFLGLSLAATAAAALAACSADPAADAARRVMPTDPLVAEREALRPSSGVTVAHVLEAGTASTTLDGQSVSTWGYNGAFTAPTLRARAGDRLQVTVRNALPEPTSVHWHGLALRNNDDGVPGLTEEAAAPGGAHVYDFKLPHPGTYWHHSHVEMQRERALYGALVVEDPQEPLEYDRDWVIVLDDWVDGVGGTPDDVMAELSEGMGAMAGMDHSAMEGMGHGDGPMLMGRHMLMGARSDYLGGDAGDVYVPHHLFNGRSSDSPEIFEAKAGERIRMRIINAAGDTAYRVGLPGQALTLTHSDGFPVQQTQADAVVLGMGERIDALLTVREGQTPVLALAEGKGQLAYGLVSTGTGEAPTVEGLPQGLAGTVLDGGKLTADPAVLLPKRKADRRHELRLTGGMAKYDWGINGRRFDMDKPFEHSFDLRAGERVQVTFINDTDMWHPMHIHGHTFQIGEAGARKDTVIVRPGETVVVHFDADNPGQWLTHCHNAYHAERGMMGVFSYLK from the coding sequence ATGTCTTATCCCAAGAGCAATATTGTCCGTCCCACCCGCCGCGGTTTCCTTGGCCTGTCGCTGGCCGCCACGGCTGCGGCAGCGCTCGCTGCCTGCTCCGCCGATCCCGCAGCGGATGCGGCGAGGCGGGTCATGCCCACCGACCCCCTGGTGGCCGAGCGTGAGGCGCTGCGGCCGTCGTCGGGCGTGACGGTTGCGCACGTCCTGGAGGCGGGCACCGCCTCCACCACCCTGGATGGACAGTCCGTGTCCACGTGGGGCTACAACGGAGCGTTCACCGCCCCCACGCTGCGTGCCCGGGCCGGTGACCGGCTGCAGGTCACCGTGCGCAACGCCCTGCCTGAGCCGACCAGCGTCCATTGGCACGGGCTGGCGCTTCGCAACAATGACGACGGCGTCCCCGGCCTGACGGAGGAGGCGGCCGCGCCGGGTGGCGCGCATGTGTACGACTTCAAGCTGCCGCACCCCGGCACGTATTGGCACCACTCCCATGTGGAGATGCAGCGAGAGCGCGCCCTGTACGGGGCCCTGGTTGTGGAAGATCCCCAGGAGCCGCTTGAGTACGACCGCGACTGGGTCATCGTGCTGGATGACTGGGTGGACGGTGTGGGAGGGACCCCGGACGACGTGATGGCCGAGCTCTCTGAGGGCATGGGGGCGATGGCGGGCATGGACCACTCGGCCATGGAGGGGATGGGCCACGGTGACGGGCCCATGCTGATGGGCCGCCACATGCTCATGGGGGCGCGCAGCGACTACCTGGGCGGGGATGCCGGTGACGTCTATGTCCCGCACCACTTGTTCAACGGCCGATCCTCCGATTCCCCGGAGATCTTTGAGGCCAAGGCCGGCGAGCGCATCCGGATGCGCATCATCAACGCCGCCGGGGACACCGCCTACCGGGTGGGGCTGCCGGGGCAGGCGCTTACCCTGACCCACAGCGACGGCTTCCCGGTCCAGCAAACCCAGGCCGACGCCGTCGTGCTTGGCATGGGCGAGCGCATTGATGCCCTCCTGACTGTCAGGGAGGGGCAGACGCCGGTGCTGGCGCTGGCAGAGGGCAAAGGCCAGCTGGCCTACGGACTTGTCAGCACGGGGACGGGTGAGGCTCCAACGGTGGAGGGGCTGCCGCAGGGCTTGGCGGGGACCGTGCTCGACGGCGGAAAGCTCACCGCGGATCCTGCGGTGCTCCTGCCGAAACGCAAGGCTGACCGCAGGCACGAGCTGCGGCTGACCGGCGGGATGGCAAAGTACGACTGGGGCATCAACGGGCGCCGCTTCGACATGGACAAGCCGTTCGAACACAGTTTCGATCTGCGGGCCGGCGAGCGCGTGCAGGTCACGTTCATCAATGACACTGACATGTGGCACCCCATGCACATCCACGGGCACACGTTCCAGATTGGTGAGGCGGGCGCACGCAAGGACACGGTGATTGTGCGGCCCGGCGAGACGGTGGTGGTTCACTTTGATGCCGACAACCCGGGGCAATGGCTCACACACTGCCACAACGCGTACCACGCAGAGCGCGGCATGATGGGAGTGTTCTCCTACCTCAAGTAG
- a CDS encoding DUF427 domain-containing protein, which translates to MRTEISEKWVRAMVGGTAVVDSRAPMLYWEQKFPIPAYAFAPEDIRMDLLTPSTAAPAGPPTFYSPKGPVAQWYDVHADGRVLPNAAWRRDAPELEGRTTFSWDPAGIDRWLEEEEEVHSHPRDPHKRVEALPSSRHITVSLDGVLLADSTDPVLLFETYLPTRYYLPRADVRLDLMSRGNNRSHCPYKGYAEDYWDAPGSPSVAWAYPDPYPAVARIKDRISFYNESVDITVDGLAVPRPRSIFSNTKNRPSDG; encoded by the coding sequence ATGCGGACCGAAATCAGCGAGAAATGGGTGCGCGCCATGGTGGGCGGCACCGCCGTGGTGGACAGCCGGGCGCCGATGCTCTACTGGGAGCAGAAGTTCCCCATCCCTGCCTACGCCTTCGCCCCGGAAGACATCCGCATGGACCTGCTCACCCCGTCCACGGCAGCCCCGGCGGGGCCGCCAACGTTCTATAGCCCCAAGGGCCCCGTGGCCCAATGGTATGACGTACACGCCGACGGCAGGGTCCTGCCCAACGCCGCATGGCGGAGGGACGCACCAGAGCTCGAGGGGCGCACCACCTTCAGCTGGGACCCTGCGGGCATCGACCGCTGGCTCGAGGAGGAAGAGGAGGTCCACAGCCATCCCCGCGATCCGCACAAGCGCGTGGAGGCGCTCCCCAGCTCCCGGCACATCACGGTCTCGCTCGACGGCGTGCTGCTGGCCGACAGCACCGACCCCGTCCTGCTCTTTGAAACCTACCTGCCCACCCGCTACTACCTGCCCCGCGCAGACGTGCGCCTGGACCTGATGAGCCGCGGAAACAACCGCAGCCACTGCCCCTACAAGGGATATGCCGAAGACTACTGGGATGCGCCGGGGTCGCCTTCCGTCGCCTGGGCCTACCCGGACCCGTATCCCGCTGTGGCGCGCATCAAGGACAGGATCTCCTTCTACAACGAATCCGTGGACATCACCGTCGACGGGCTGGCTGTCCCGCGGCCCCGCTCCATCTTCTCCAACACGAAGAACCGGCCCAGCGACGGCTAG